In Acidimicrobiales bacterium, the sequence CGGCGGGGGCGGGGGCGGCCTGCACGCCAAGATGCAGCGCATGCTCGACCAGGTCGTGGCCTACTGCCGGACCACGACCCGGGACGGCGTCCTGCTGATCAGGGACCCGATCATCCGCTCGCAGCTCGCCGAGCTGGCCCTGATGGTCGAGACCGAACGGCTCCTGTCCTACGAGTCGCTGGGCAACCACGAGAACCGGAGGCCGCCGGTGTTCGCCGGCGCTCTCGGGGTGGTGGTGATGAAGGAGGGACAGAGCCGCTTTGCCCAGCTGTGCAACCAGATCATCGGGCCGCTGGGGCAGGTCAGGGAGGGGAGCCGCTGGGCGCCGATGGGCGGGGACCCGGAGGCGTGGTACCGCCAGTCCTATGCCAACCACGCAGGCGGGGCGCCGCAGGTCAAGCGGATGGTGCTGGCCACGCGCGGCCTCGGCCTGCCCCGCTGAGGCCGGGAGGCAGCCC encodes:
- a CDS encoding acyl-CoA dehydrogenase family protein, which gives rise to GGGGGGLHAKMQRMLDQVVAYCRTTTRDGVLLIRDPIIRSQLAELALMVETERLLSYESLGNHENRRPPVFAGALGVVVMKEGQSRFAQLCNQIIGPLGQVREGSRWAPMGGDPEAWYRQSYANHAGGAPQVKRMVLATRGLGLPR